A window of the Eulemur rufifrons isolate Redbay chromosome 6, OSU_ERuf_1, whole genome shotgun sequence genome harbors these coding sequences:
- the MAJIN gene encoding membrane-anchored junction protein, with protein sequence MSLKPFTYPFPETRFLHAGPNVYKFKIRYGNSIRGEEIEDKEVIIRELEDSIRVVLGNLDNLQPFATEHFIVFPYKSKWERVSHLKFKHGEIVLIPYPFVFTLYVEMKWFHENLSPGKPINDSPLGLVLAEKKAVGAMMKKRKCMEEPSSPSGPRLHRAKMETSSQGPSTKKPAMETRRNRESKTQQEWQETLDSDITDVQEEDSKLGDSLAGPIVPPLQQSSPPPPKELGTSGFFGFLSSLCPFRYFFRKSSQ encoded by the exons ATGAGTTTAAAACCCTTTACCTACCCATTTCCAGAGACGAGGTTTCTTCATGCAGGACCCAATGTGTATAAATTCAAAATCAGATATGGCAACAGCATCAG AGGAGAAGAGATAGAAGATAAGGAAGTCATCATCCGGGAGCTGGAG gattCTATCCGCGTGGTCTTGGGAAACTTGGACAATCTGCAGCCCTTTGCTACAGAACACTTCATTGTATTTCCCT ATAAAAGCAAATGGGAGAGAGTTTCCCACCTGAAATTCAAACATGGGGAAATCGTCTTGATCCCCTACCCATTTGTTTTCACTCTATATGTGGAGATGAAATGGTTTCATGAAAACCTGTCACCTG GGAAGCCGATAAATGACAGTCCTCTGGGGTTG GTCCTAGCTGAGAAGAAAGCAGTAGGAGCCATGATGAAGAAACGAAAATGCATGGAAGAGCCCAGCTCCCCCAGTGGGCCGAGGCTGCACAG GGCCAAGATGGAGACTTCCAGCCAAGGCCCCAGCACAAAGAAGCCCGCTATGGAAACCAGGAGG AACAGGGAAAGCAAAACCCAGCAAGAATGGCAAGAGACCCTGGATTCTGATATCACTGATGTCCAAGAAGAGG ATTCGAAGTTGGGGGACAGCCTGGCAGGGCCAATTGTCCCACCATTGCAGCAGAGCAGTCCACCTCCACCTAAAGAACTAGGAACCAGTGGCTTCTTTGGGTTTCTAAG CTCTCTCTGCCCGTTCCGATATTTCTTCAGGAAGAGCAGCCAATAG
- the GPHA2 gene encoding glycoprotein hormone alpha-2 yields the protein MPMSSPQTLLLCLLVLAITESWGQETAIPGCHMHPFNVTVRSDRQGTCQGSHVAQACVGHCESSAFPSRYSVLVASGYRHNITSVSQCCTISSLKKVKVQLQCVGNRREELEIFTARACQCDMCRLSRY from the exons ATGCCTATGTCGTCCCCCCAAACCCTGCTCCTCTGCCTGCTAGTCCTGGCAATCACTGAAAGCTGGGGTCAGGAGACAGCCATCCCAGGCTGCCACATGCACC CCTTCAACGTGACAGTGCGAAGTGACCGCCAAGGCACCTGCCAGGGCTCCCACGTGGCACAGGCCTGCGTGGGCCACTGTGAGTCCAGTGCCTTCCCTTCCCGGTACTCTGTGCTGGTGGCCAGTGGCTACCGACACAACATCACCTCCGTCTCTCAGTGCTGCACCATCAGCAGCCTGAAGAAG GTGAAGGTGCAGCTGCAGTGTGTGGGGAACCGGAGGGAGGAGCTCGAGATCTTCACGGCCAGGGCCTGCCAGTGTGACATGTGTCGCCTCTCACGCTACTAG